In the Alphaproteobacteria bacterium genome, CGGCGCCGCGGTGGCCTCGAACGGTCTGGCGGCGTGCATCGACGAGGCGACGGGCGGCGTCCGGCTGGGACAGGCGCGCCGCGTTGGCGGCGCCGCCCGGCAAGCGCCGCGCGCTGGGCGTGGCGATCGGCGCCCATATTCCGGCCTGCTCGGCACCGGCGCGATCGTGCGGGTCCTCGAGGACGCTCCGTCGTGCTCAACACCGGCGCGGTCGACATCGGCCAGGGCTCCGACACGGCGCTGGTGCAGATCTGCGCCGAGGCGCTGCAACTGCCGGTCGACAAGGTCGCGCTGGCCAGCCCCGACACGGACGGTTCGCCCTACAACTGGGGCACGACGGCCAGCCGCGTGACCTATACGACCGGGCGGGCCGTGGTGGCCGCCGCCGGCGAGGTGGAGAAGCAGCTGCGGGCGCATGCCGCCCAGATGCTGGAATGCGCCGACCTGGATCTGGAGCTGCGGCCCGGCGGCAGCGTCGCGGTCAAGGGCACCGACCGGCAGGTGTCGTTCCACGAGATTTCGCTGCGCGCCCACTGGGCGGCCGGCGGGCCGATCGTCGGCCACAACACCTGGGTGTTCAACCAGGCGACGATCGACCCCAAGCGCGCGGTCGCCAGGGGACTGCCGTTTCCGCAGATCGGCGTCTACAGTTTCGGCTGCGTCATCGTCGACGTCGAGGTCGACGAGGCGACGGGCAAGGCGGAGGTGCGCGAGGCCTGGTCGGCGATGGACGTCGGCAGGGCGATCAATCCTGCCGCCGTGGAGGGCCAGATCGAGGGCGGATTCGTCCAGGCGATGGGTTTCGCCCTGACCGAGGAAATGGTGTGGGACGGCGCGCGGCTGGCCAATCCGAGCCTGCTCGACTACAAGGTGCCGACCACACTCGACTGCCCGCACGCGATCCACGCGATCATCGTCGAATCGCACGAGACCGACGGACCGTTCGGCGCCAAGGGCGTCGGCGAGATCTGCCTGGTGCCGGTGCCCGCCGCAATCGCCAACGCGGTTGCCGTCGCGGCGGGCGGCCACGTCCGGTCGTTGCCGATGACGCCCGAGAAGATCCTTTCACGCATGCTGGATGAGCGCGATGCGGCCTGACGACTATCCGCCACAGGAACCCTTCAGCAAGATCGGTGCCCTCTACCACGAAACGGTGATGGCGCTGCCGTCGCCGCCGCCCGCCCTGGAGGTGCGGCATGGCGACGATCCCTATCAGGGCATCGCGATCTATGCCGCCGAGCGGCCGAGCGGCATCGTCCTGTGCGTCATCCATGGCGGCGGCTGGACCAACGGCTACAAGGAATGGATGGCCTTCATGGCGCCGGGCCTGGTCGCGCGCGGCGTGACGATGGTCAGCCTCGGCTATCGCCTGGCGCCGCAGCATGTCTACCCGGCGGGCCTGGAGGACTGCATGGCCGGCGTCGCGCTGGCCCGCGACCGGGTCGCCGCATTCGGCGGCGATCCCGACCGGATGTTCGTCGGCGGCCACTCGGCGGGCGGGCACTATGCGTCGCTGCTGGCGCTGATGCAGGACTGGCAGGCGCCGCGCGCGATCCCCGCCGACCCCATCAAGGGCGCGCTGCCGATCTCGGGAACCTACTATTTCGGGCCGGATTCCGGCCTGTCGATGCGGCCGCGCTTCCTGGGCGAGGAGAGCGCGGAACGCGACGCGGCGGCCTCGCCGATGCGCCATGTCCACGGCGCCGCGCCGCCGTTCCTGGTCGCCTGGGGCGAACGCGACTTCCCGCATCTGGTGCGCCAGTCGCAGGAATTTGCCGCCGCACTCGAACATGAGGGCGTCGAGGTCGAGCGGACACAATTGGACGACTGCGACCATCTGGGCGCCAGCTACGCATCGGGCGTGGCGGATGGTGCCTGGATCGATCGTGCAGCGAGCTTCATGTCCCGTCACGCGTGACCTCGCGCGACGGCAGATGGGAAGGATCGGAAACGGCCGCCATGAGGGGGAGGACAAGATGGCACGGATGATCTCTGGAATTGTTGCGCTTGCGTTCGGCGCGACGGCGGCGACCGCGCTGGATGCCGAGCCGGTGCGGATCGGCTATTTCGATCGCCTCGACCGGCCTGTTCTGCAGGCGGCGCCGTCGCAGGTCACGGCCTACGAGCTCTGGGCGAACCAGGTGAATGCCGCCGGCGGCCTGGACGTCGCCGGCGAGCGCCGCCCGATCGAGCTAGTCTGGTACGATCGACGAGTTTCCTGGATCCGGCAGGCGGCCAGAGATCTGCAAATCGATTCGACGACGAGGTCGACGCGCTGTTGCGGCCCGGCACGCTGTGGTCGCCTGAACGTCGCACGGCGGTCGAGCCACGGCTCTCGATGGAGTCGGCACCACGCGCAGCCGGTGGCGATCCGCGAGGTCCAGCCCGGCAACATCTGGTTCCCGACCTCGGCGAATCCTCGACAAGATCGGCCCGAACTGGCCGCTCTGGCGAAGTCGGCCGGCGTCGATCGGTCGCCGTCATCGCCAACGTGCTGCCCTTCGCGCAGGAGAACCTGCAGTTCCTGATCCCGGCCCTGGAAGCGCAGGGCATCGAGGTCACGGTCAACGAGAGCTATCCGCCGGACATCTCGGACATGACCCCGCCGTTGACGCGCACTGGGCGGCGTCCGGCGCCGACGGCGTTACGCGCTTCCTATCCGGCCGATTCCTTCCTCTACATGGGACAGGCCAGCGAACTCGGCATCGACCAGCCATTCCAGTTCCTGCTCGTCGGCCCGACGATCGCCGCCTTCCAGCAGGCCTTCGGCGAGGGCGCCGACGGGATCGTGACCCTCGGGCACTGGAGCCCCTACCAGGAGGCGTGGCCGCGCGGCCGCGCGTTCTTCGACGCCTATGTCGCGGCCTATGGCATGGCGCCTGACTATCTCGACAGCGCGCTCGCCTACATGTCGCGAGATCCTCGAGCAGGCGGTGGCGGTCGCCGGCTCGACCACGACGTTGCGCGAGACCATCGCCACGACGACCTTCGACACGATCAACGGCCCGGCAGTTCGATGGCGTCGAGAACGTGATCACGCCGACCGCCTTCCTGCAGTTGCAGGGCGGCGAGATGCACCTGATCTGGCCGGATTCGGTGGCCACGTCGCAGTTCCAGCCGCGCTAGCCGCCGGCGGCCGAACGCCGTCCTGCAAAGGACGCCTTGCCGTCATGGCGGGGCGTCCTCGGCCGGCGTCGGCGTGCGCGATCCCGGGAGAGGTCGTCTCTGGACATCGTTCTTTCACCGCAGCTGCTGTTCTCGGCCCTCGTGCTCGGCGCGCTCTACGGCGTCATCGCGCTCGGCCTGAACCTGGTCTACGGCACCATGCGCCTGCTCAACATCGCGCATGGCGATC is a window encoding:
- a CDS encoding ABC transporter substrate-binding protein, with the translated sequence MESAPRAAGGDPRGPARQHLVPDLGESSTRSARTGRSGEVGRRRSVAVIANVLPFAQENLQFLIPALEAQGIEVTVNESYPPDISDMTPPLTRTGRRPAPTALRASYPADSFLYMGQASELGIDQPFQFLLVGPTIAAFQQAFGEGADGIVTLGHWSPYQEAWPRGRAFFDAYVAAYGMAPDYLDSALAYMSRDPRAGGGGRRLDHDVARDHRHDDLRHDQRPGSSMASRT
- a CDS encoding alpha/beta hydrolase; translated protein: MRPDDYPPQEPFSKIGALYHETVMALPSPPPALEVRHGDDPYQGIAIYAAERPSGIVLCVIHGGGWTNGYKEWMAFMAPGLVARGVTMVSLGYRLAPQHVYPAGLEDCMAGVALARDRVAAFGGDPDRMFVGGHSAGGHYASLLALMQDWQAPRAIPADPIKGALPISGTYYFGPDSGLSMRPRFLGEESAERDAAASPMRHVHGAAPPFLVAWGERDFPHLVRQSQEFAAALEHEGVEVERTQLDDCDHLGASYASGVADGAWIDRAASFMSRHA
- a CDS encoding molybdopterin cofactor-binding domain-containing protein gives rise to the protein MQICAEALQLPVDKVALASPDTDGSPYNWGTTASRVTYTTGRAVVAAAGEVEKQLRAHAAQMLECADLDLELRPGGSVAVKGTDRQVSFHEISLRAHWAAGGPIVGHNTWVFNQATIDPKRAVARGLPFPQIGVYSFGCVIVDVEVDEATGKAEVREAWSAMDVGRAINPAAVEGQIEGGFVQAMGFALTEEMVWDGARLANPSLLDYKVPTTLDCPHAIHAIIVESHETDGPFGAKGVGEICLVPVPAAIANAVAVAAGGHVRSLPMTPEKILSRMLDERDAA